A window from Desulfobacteraceae bacterium encodes these proteins:
- a CDS encoding FtsQ-type POTRA domain-containing protein, with protein sequence MVVQKRTRKNTYRRPPAGPRPAARRLLGRAAAAAGLLGALTLTSLLLVFVHDLLTQCDYFRGSRIAVEGTVRLDAGEVLAQSGIHPGVNILSVNLHLARRKLLAHPWISDARVSRELPDGIQIRIQEQQPLAILDAGRKFLLNDVGEIFKAWEPRDPADLPVITGLALSDVSVGGAPRSLPFAAVMEILQIQRDAEVPQLGSLIRQIRVDREMGLTLVGNDRVQSVCLGYSDYRAKYRRLERVLNQLPVAADFGEIDMIDLKNLDRVVIRPLAPDPPEGSQKEET encoded by the coding sequence ATGGTCGTTCAGAAGCGCACCCGCAAAAACACTTACCGGCGCCCACCGGCCGGCCCACGCCCCGCAGCGCGGCGCCTGCTGGGGCGCGCCGCGGCCGCAGCCGGGCTCCTGGGTGCCCTGACCCTGACCAGTTTGCTGCTGGTCTTCGTCCACGACCTCCTGACCCAGTGCGACTATTTCCGGGGCAGCCGCATCGCGGTGGAGGGCACCGTTCGCTTGGACGCCGGGGAGGTCCTGGCCCAGAGCGGGATTCATCCCGGTGTCAACATCCTGTCGGTCAACCTCCACCTGGCGCGCCGCAAACTGCTGGCCCACCCATGGATCTCCGATGCCCGGGTGAGCCGCGAACTGCCTGACGGGATCCAGATCCGCATCCAGGAACAACAACCCCTGGCGATCCTCGATGCGGGCCGCAAGTTCCTGCTCAACGACGTCGGCGAAATATTCAAGGCCTGGGAACCCCGCGACCCGGCCGACCTGCCCGTGATCACCGGCCTGGCCCTTTCGGATGTCAGCGTCGGCGGCGCCCCGCGCAGCCTGCCGTTCGCCGCGGTCATGGAAATTCTGCAGATTCAGCGGGATGCCGAAGTCCCCCAGCTGGGGTCTTTGATCCGCCAGATCCGGGTGGACCGCGAAATGGGCCTGACCCTGGTGGGAAACGACCGGGTGCAATCGGTCTGCCTGGGCTACAGCGACTACCGGGCCAAGTACCGCCGCCTGGAGCGGGTCCTCAACCAACTGCCGGTTGCCGCCGACTTTGGCGAGATCGACATGATCGACCTCAAGAACCTCGACCGTGTGGTGATCAGACCGCTGGCACCCGACCCCCCGGAGGGGTCCCAAAAGGAGGAAACCTGA
- the murD gene encoding UDP-N-acetylmuramoyl-L-alanine--D-glutamate ligase, with the protein MPIELFQKAVLVVGLGKSGEAAARFLVRRGAWVTVTDQAPAHQIGERAAALERLGVRLELGGHSPATFAAADLIVLSPGVPHTLEPLARARRRGVGVIGEIELAARFLQTPLLAVTGTNGKTTTTALLGEMLTCSGMEVFVGGNIGSPLIGHVDSGRSVDRVVAEVSSFQLDTIATFRPAVGVWLNISDDHLDRYSDPAAYAASKARLFENQQAGDTAILNGEAETIRRLTAACPARRLYFTGRRPGEWGASLTAESLVVEDGREPARRIDLRPMQLQGVHNRENAAAAALAALAAGGTAAGVARALARFRGLPHRVETVAEVGGVRYVDDSKATNVDAVVRALEGFREPVVLIMGGRDKLGSYEALKVPVRRGVRRLILIGEARERIQAALGPECPGGCLSAASMDQAVALARAAARPGDVVLLSPACASFDMFDSYAHRGDCFRRAVAALQEDR; encoded by the coding sequence ATGCCGATCGAATTGTTCCAGAAAGCCGTGCTGGTGGTCGGGCTGGGGAAATCCGGCGAGGCGGCCGCCCGTTTCCTGGTGCGCCGCGGCGCATGGGTGACCGTGACCGACCAGGCCCCCGCGCATCAGATCGGGGAGCGCGCCGCGGCCCTGGAGCGGCTGGGGGTTCGGCTGGAACTCGGCGGCCACAGCCCGGCCACCTTCGCGGCCGCCGATCTGATCGTCCTCAGCCCGGGGGTGCCCCACACCCTGGAGCCCCTGGCCCGGGCGCGCCGGCGGGGGGTGGGGGTCATCGGTGAAATCGAGCTCGCTGCCCGCTTCTTGCAAACCCCGCTGCTGGCGGTCACCGGGACCAACGGCAAGACCACCACCACCGCGCTCCTGGGGGAGATGCTGACCTGCTCGGGGATGGAGGTTTTCGTGGGCGGCAATATCGGCAGCCCCCTGATCGGGCACGTGGACAGCGGCCGCAGCGTGGATCGCGTGGTGGCGGAGGTCAGCAGTTTCCAGCTGGACACCATCGCAACCTTCAGACCCGCGGTGGGGGTCTGGCTCAACATCAGCGACGACCATTTGGACCGCTACTCCGACCCGGCGGCTTACGCGGCGTCCAAGGCCAGGCTCTTTGAAAACCAGCAGGCCGGCGACACGGCGATTTTAAACGGCGAGGCCGAAACCATCCGCCGTCTGACCGCCGCCTGCCCCGCCCGGCGGCTTTATTTCACCGGCCGCCGGCCGGGGGAATGGGGGGCCAGCCTGACGGCCGAGTCGCTTGTTGTCGAAGACGGGCGGGAGCCGGCCCGCCGCATCGATCTCCGGCCCATGCAGCTGCAAGGCGTACACAACCGCGAAAACGCCGCGGCCGCGGCCCTGGCGGCCCTGGCGGCGGGGGGCACGGCAGCGGGGGTCGCGCGCGCCCTGGCGCGCTTCCGCGGGCTGCCCCACCGGGTGGAAACCGTGGCGGAGGTGGGGGGCGTGCGTTATGTGGACGACTCCAAGGCCACCAACGTCGATGCCGTGGTGCGGGCGTTGGAGGGCTTCCGTGAACCGGTGGTGCTGATCATGGGCGGCCGCGACAAACTGGGCAGCTACGAGGCCCTCAAGGTGCCGGTGCGCCGCGGGGTGCGCCGGCTGATCCTGATCGGCGAGGCCCGCGAGAGAATCCAGGCCGCCCTGGGGCCGGAATGTCCCGGCGGCTGCCTCAGCGCGGCCTCCATGGACCAGGCGGTGGCCCTGGCGCGGGCCGCCGCCCGGCCCGGGGATGTGGTTCTGCTGTCGCCGGCCTGCGCAAGCTTCGATATGTTCGACAGCTACGCCCACCGGGGGGATTGTTTTCGGCGGGCGGTGGCCGCCCTGCAGGAGGACCGATGA
- the ftsW gene encoding putative lipid II flippase FtsW gives MSRQPPPESRSPQTRSAYDVQLLFPVLFLVGIGIAMVYSASSTLAMGKFGSDYFFVKKQAIFAVLGVVGLVITSHIPYRVYRPLAYPLLAAALAMLIAVRFSPLGSAAGGALRWLNIAGLSFQPSEFARLALVVYLAYSLSKKGAKLNEFAVGFLPHVIVFVVLAGLLMLQPDFGSSVILGAITWIMMFIGGVPLRHLASGLLALGPIAYYMMVSTDYRLRRFTSFLDPWQYPQHEGYQITHSLMAFGSGGLWGSGIGKSYQKLFYLPEPHTDFIFSVIGEELGLWGVLVIVALFLLILWRGTRIARQAADPFGTLLAMGLTAALTLQVSINMAVTLGLLPTKGLTLPFLSYGGTSLFFNLAAVGILINISAASPRRANRIAGGAPRPGKDEGHAEA, from the coding sequence ATGAGCCGCCAGCCCCCGCCCGAGAGCCGGTCTCCGCAGACGCGCTCAGCCTACGACGTGCAGCTTCTTTTTCCGGTGCTTTTCCTGGTGGGCATCGGGATCGCCATGGTCTACAGCGCCAGCTCGACGCTGGCCATGGGCAAGTTCGGCAGCGACTATTTCTTCGTCAAAAAACAGGCGATTTTCGCCGTGCTGGGCGTCGTGGGGTTGGTCATCACCAGCCACATCCCCTACCGGGTCTACCGCCCGCTGGCCTACCCCCTGCTGGCAGCAGCGCTCGCCATGCTGATCGCGGTGCGCTTCAGCCCCTTGGGCAGCGCCGCCGGCGGGGCGCTGCGCTGGTTGAACATCGCCGGTCTGAGCTTTCAGCCGTCGGAGTTCGCGCGCCTGGCGCTGGTCGTCTACCTGGCCTACTCCCTAAGCAAAAAGGGGGCAAAGCTGAACGAATTCGCCGTGGGGTTTCTGCCGCACGTGATTGTGTTCGTCGTCCTGGCCGGCCTGCTGATGCTGCAGCCGGATTTCGGCTCCTCGGTGATCCTGGGGGCCATCACCTGGATCATGATGTTCATCGGCGGGGTCCCGCTGCGTCACCTGGCCAGCGGCCTTCTGGCGCTGGGGCCGATTGCCTACTACATGATGGTCAGCACCGACTACCGCCTGCGGCGCTTCACCAGCTTTCTGGACCCCTGGCAGTACCCCCAGCACGAAGGCTATCAGATCACCCACTCGCTGATGGCCTTCGGCAGCGGCGGGCTGTGGGGATCGGGGATCGGGAAGAGCTACCAGAAACTCTTCTACCTGCCGGAGCCCCACACCGATTTCATCTTTTCGGTGATCGGCGAGGAACTGGGCCTCTGGGGGGTGCTGGTCATCGTGGCGCTTTTTCTCCTGATCCTGTGGCGCGGCACCCGCATCGCCCGCCAGGCGGCCGATCCCTTCGGCACCCTGCTGGCCATGGGCCTGACCGCTGCGCTGACATTGCAGGTGAGCATCAACATGGCCGTCACCCTGGGGCTGTTGCCGACCAAAGGGCTGACCCTGCCCTTCCTGAGCTACGGCGGCACCTCGCTGTTCTTCAACCTGGCGGCGGTGGGCATTTTGATCAATATCAGCGCCGCCAGCCCCCGGCGCGCCAACCGCATCGCCGGCGGAGCACCGCGCCCGGGAAAGGACGAGGGGCATGCCGAAGCCTGA
- a CDS encoding UDP-N-acetylmuramoyl-tripeptide--D-alanyl-D-alanine ligase has product MNPIAPPPWTVSEILAATGGELLGGPAASRFAAIGIDSRRLQPSDFFIAIKGDTHDGHSFAAAVVAAGGRGLLLAAESARKLPWPQWAAAGVTCIAVTDTTRALGDLGAFQRRRLNVPVVAITGSNGKTTTRGMTAEVVSRRFHTLATIGNFNNQIGLPLTLLRLTAAHQWAVLEMGMNHPGEIRRLAALCNPRIGVITNVAAAHLAGLGSLEAVKRAKGELLAELAADGTAVLNADDPRVMELAAETRQRVVRFATAAAAEVQGRNLQPAALGTTFDLVLPGARATVTLAVPGRFMVANALAAAAVGWTLGVDIAEIKAGLEAFRPITGRMVHRELTGGIHLIDDTYNANPGSMAAAIQTLADLGRNARRMLVMGDMLELGEQSAALHAASGELAARSEPFRLLVAGRFREAVARGARAGGLPRDRIFEGGRDEILAALKKSLRPGDWVLVKGSRGMGMETIVQGLMAWAGP; this is encoded by the coding sequence TTGAACCCCATCGCCCCCCCTCCATGGACTGTCAGCGAGATCCTGGCCGCCACCGGCGGGGAGCTTCTGGGAGGTCCCGCGGCCAGCCGCTTCGCGGCCATCGGCATCGACTCGCGCAGGCTGCAGCCGTCCGATTTTTTTATCGCCATCAAGGGCGACACCCATGACGGCCACAGCTTTGCCGCCGCCGTGGTCGCCGCCGGCGGCCGCGGCCTGCTGCTGGCGGCCGAATCGGCCCGCAAGCTTCCCTGGCCGCAGTGGGCAGCAGCCGGCGTGACCTGCATCGCGGTGACCGACACCACCCGGGCGCTGGGAGACCTGGGGGCCTTTCAGCGCCGCCGCCTGAATGTGCCGGTGGTGGCCATCACCGGCTCCAACGGCAAGACCACCACCCGCGGCATGACCGCTGAAGTGGTCTCGCGGCGGTTTCACACCCTGGCCACCATCGGCAACTTCAACAACCAAATCGGCCTGCCGCTGACCCTTCTGCGGCTGACGGCGGCCCACCAGTGGGCCGTGCTGGAAATGGGCATGAACCACCCGGGTGAAATCCGGCGTCTGGCCGCCCTCTGCAACCCCCGGATCGGGGTCATCACCAACGTCGCGGCGGCCCATCTGGCAGGTCTGGGGTCCCTGGAGGCGGTTAAGCGCGCCAAGGGCGAACTGCTGGCGGAGCTGGCCGCCGACGGCACTGCGGTCCTCAACGCCGACGATCCCCGGGTCATGGAGCTGGCCGCCGAAACCCGCCAGCGGGTGGTGCGCTTCGCGACTGCGGCGGCGGCGGAGGTCCAGGGCCGGAATCTCCAGCCGGCCGCCCTGGGGACCACTTTCGATCTGGTCTTGCCCGGCGCACGGGCCACCGTGACCCTGGCGGTGCCGGGGCGCTTCATGGTGGCCAATGCCCTGGCCGCCGCTGCGGTGGGCTGGACCCTGGGGGTGGACATCGCGGAAATCAAGGCCGGGCTGGAGGCGTTTCGACCGATCACAGGCCGCATGGTCCACCGGGAACTGACCGGCGGGATCCACCTGATCGACGACACCTACAACGCCAACCCGGGTTCCATGGCCGCCGCGATCCAAACCCTGGCCGATCTGGGCCGCAATGCGCGCCGCATGCTGGTGATGGGCGACATGCTGGAGCTCGGCGAGCAGAGCGCGGCGCTGCACGCCGCCAGCGGCGAACTGGCGGCCCGCAGCGAACCATTTCGACTTTTGGTCGCCGGCCGCTTCCGAGAGGCGGTGGCCCGGGGCGCACGGGCGGGCGGCCTGCCCCGCGACAGGATCTTCGAGGGCGGCCGCGACGAGATCCTGGCGGCCTTGAAGAAAAGCCTGCGGCCGGGGGACTGGGTCCTGGTCAAAGGCTCGCGCGGCATGGGCATGGAAACCATCGTCCAGGGCTTGATGGCCTGGGCGGGCCCCTGA
- the murC gene encoding UDP-N-acetylmuramate--L-alanine ligase, translating into MYRKKYQIHFVGIGGIGMSGIAELLLNLGYRVSGSDLKSSEITERLERLGGTIYRGHHGDQIQGADVVVASSAVNRRNPELTAAEKAGIPVIPRAEMLAELMRLKYSVAVAGAHGKTSTTSIIASVLARGGLDPTVVIGGKLKSINTNALLGQGDFIVAEADESDGSFLKFSPTVAVITNIDLEHLDFYRDLEAIKSVFLDFIDRIPFYGLAVLCLDNEAIQDLLPHVKKRYTTYGLTPQADLQARAVTFEGLHSRYSVYRQGERLGEIALSLPGLHNVYNSLASIAVGLELDIPFATIAAALREIEGVQRRLEIKGESGGVTVVDDYGHHPTEIKATLDAVRESWPGRRVVAVFQPHRYSRTRALFGEFTRAFYQTDLLVVLPIYSAGEEPLPGVAAEQLAEAIAAHGHREVVYQEGPEAAVTFLGGQLQAGDLLLTLGAGDVWKLGERLLAVLAKRDAAPSPPRSASEH; encoded by the coding sequence ATGTACCGCAAAAAATATCAGATCCACTTCGTGGGCATCGGCGGCATCGGCATGAGCGGGATTGCCGAACTGCTGCTCAACCTGGGCTACCGCGTGAGCGGCTCGGACCTCAAATCATCGGAGATCACCGAGCGGCTGGAGCGCCTGGGGGGCACCATCTACCGGGGCCACCACGGCGACCAGATCCAGGGGGCCGACGTCGTGGTGGCCTCCTCGGCCGTCAACCGCCGCAACCCGGAGCTGACCGCCGCCGAAAAAGCGGGCATCCCGGTGATCCCGCGCGCCGAAATGCTGGCGGAGCTGATGCGCCTCAAATACAGCGTGGCCGTTGCCGGCGCCCACGGCAAAACATCCACCACCTCGATCATCGCCTCGGTCCTGGCCCGCGGCGGGCTGGACCCGACGGTGGTCATCGGCGGCAAGCTCAAAAGCATCAACACCAACGCCCTTTTGGGCCAGGGGGATTTCATCGTTGCGGAGGCGGACGAAAGCGACGGATCGTTTTTGAAGTTCTCCCCGACTGTGGCGGTGATCACCAACATCGATCTGGAGCACCTCGATTTCTACCGCGACCTGGAGGCGATCAAATCGGTTTTTCTGGATTTCATCGACCGCATCCCCTTTTACGGGCTGGCGGTCCTGTGCCTGGACAACGAGGCCATCCAGGACCTGCTGCCGCATGTCAAGAAGCGCTACACGACCTACGGCCTGACCCCCCAGGCCGATCTCCAGGCCCGCGCGGTGACCTTCGAGGGTCTGCACAGCCGCTACAGCGTTTACCGCCAGGGGGAGCGGCTGGGGGAGATCGCCCTGAGCCTCCCCGGCCTCCACAACGTCTACAACTCGCTGGCCAGCATCGCGGTGGGGCTGGAGCTGGACATCCCCTTTGCAACCATCGCCGCGGCGCTCAGGGAGATCGAGGGCGTCCAACGGCGCCTGGAAATCAAGGGCGAAAGCGGCGGCGTCACGGTGGTGGACGACTACGGCCATCATCCCACCGAGATCAAGGCGACCCTTGATGCGGTGCGTGAAAGCTGGCCGGGCCGGCGGGTGGTGGCGGTCTTTCAGCCCCACCGCTACAGCCGCACGCGGGCCCTCTTCGGCGAGTTCACCCGGGCCTTTTACCAGACCGACCTGTTGGTGGTGCTGCCGATCTACTCGGCCGGCGAAGAGCCGCTGCCGGGGGTCGCGGCAGAGCAGCTGGCCGAAGCCATTGCCGCCCACGGCCACCGCGAGGTGGTCTACCAGGAGGGCCCCGAGGCGGCCGTGACCTTTCTCGGCGGCCAGCTGCAGGCCGGAGACCTGCTCCTGACCCTGGGGGCCGGCGACGTTTGGAAATTGGGCGAGCGCCTGCTGGCGGTTCTGGCCAAGCGGGACGCCGCGCCAAGCCCCCCCCGCAGTGCGAGCGAGCACTGA
- the ftsA gene encoding cell division protein FtsA produces the protein MQAKGDIIVGLDIGTTKICAVVGEVTGREVNIIGIGTYPSIGLRKGVVVNIESTVDSIKKAVEEAELMAGCEISSVYAGIAGGHITGFNSRGIVAIKGPEITQQDVDRVIDAARAVAIPMDREVIHVLPQEYIVDDQPGIQNPIGMAGVRLEAKIHIVTGAVTSAHNIVKCANRAGLDVCDIVLESLASGEAVLTEEEKQLGTALIDLGGGTTDLAVFSEKNIKHTFVLALGGNNLTNDIAIGLRAPLNEVEGIKKKYGTCLPSNLQADEMIEVPGMGGRKPRKLPRQILSEILEPRMEEMFTLLNREIYRAGMENMIASGVVLTGGTSLLDGVTEVAESIFGLPTRLGRPQHITGLVDVVNNPMYATGVGLVLYGAKNQRSRNQAAKKFRIRDSNIFNRVMTRMRRWFKEVL, from the coding sequence TTGCAGGCAAAAGGGGACATAATCGTCGGTCTGGACATCGGAACCACCAAGATCTGCGCCGTGGTCGGGGAAGTGACCGGGCGTGAGGTCAACATCATCGGCATCGGCACCTATCCCTCCATCGGCCTGCGCAAGGGGGTGGTGGTCAACATCGAATCGACGGTGGACTCCATCAAAAAGGCCGTCGAGGAAGCGGAGCTGATGGCCGGCTGCGAAATTTCCTCGGTCTATGCCGGCATCGCCGGGGGCCACATCACCGGGTTCAACAGCCGGGGGATCGTGGCCATCAAGGGCCCCGAGATCACCCAGCAGGACGTCGACCGAGTTATCGACGCGGCCCGCGCGGTGGCGATCCCCATGGACCGCGAGGTGATCCACGTGCTGCCCCAGGAATACATCGTCGACGATCAGCCGGGCATTCAGAACCCCATCGGGATGGCCGGGGTGCGGCTGGAGGCCAAGATCCACATCGTCACCGGCGCGGTGACCTCGGCCCACAACATCGTCAAGTGCGCCAACCGGGCGGGCCTGGACGTCTGCGACATCGTCCTGGAGTCGCTCGCCTCGGGCGAGGCGGTTCTGACCGAGGAGGAAAAGCAGCTCGGCACGGCGTTGATCGATCTCGGCGGCGGCACCACCGATCTGGCGGTCTTTTCGGAAAAGAACATCAAGCACACCTTCGTGCTGGCCCTGGGGGGCAACAACCTGACCAACGACATCGCCATCGGGCTGCGGGCACCGCTAAACGAAGTCGAGGGCATCAAGAAGAAGTACGGCACCTGCCTGCCGTCCAACCTCCAGGCCGACGAGATGATCGAGGTGCCGGGCATGGGGGGTCGCAAACCCCGCAAGCTGCCGCGCCAGATCCTGAGCGAGATCCTGGAGCCGCGCATGGAGGAGATGTTCACCCTGCTCAACCGCGAGATCTACCGCGCCGGCATGGAGAACATGATCGCCTCCGGGGTGGTCCTGACCGGCGGCACGTCCCTGCTGGACGGGGTGACCGAAGTGGCCGAATCGATTTTCGGCCTGCCCACGCGTCTGGGCAGACCCCAGCACATCACCGGACTGGTGGACGTGGTCAACAACCCCATGTACGCCACCGGGGTCGGGCTGGTGCTCTACGGCGCCAAGAATCAGCGCTCCCGAAACCAGGCCGCCAAGAAATTCCGCATCCGCGACAGCAACATCTTCAACCGCGTCATGACCCGGATGCGCAGGTGGTTCAAGGAGGTCCTCTGA
- the mraY gene encoding phospho-N-acetylmuramoyl-pentapeptide-transferase, producing MLYHLLYPLHTSLTVFNVFRYITFRTIYAGLTALFICFILGPWVIRRLSLMQVGQYIREEGPASHRQKAGTPTMGGVLMLFAIVAATLLWANLTNAYVWIALMVTAGYAVIGTIDDYLMQVKKQSKGLGARDKFLLQTLLALIAGILLYRLPNFSTVLTVPFFKNLSPDLGWGYVFFAALVIVGTSNAVNLTDGLDGLAIGPVIIAAVTYMIFAYVAGHARIAAYLQINPVAGCGEVTVFCGALAGAGLGFLWFNAYPAQVFMGDVGSLSLGGALGIVAVITKQEILLILVGGLFVIEALSVIFQVGFFKMTKGRRIFKMAPLHHHFELKGWAEPKVIVRFWIIAIILALISMSTLKLR from the coding sequence ATGCTGTATCACCTTCTCTACCCTCTGCACACAAGCCTGACGGTTTTCAACGTCTTCCGCTACATCACCTTCCGGACGATCTATGCCGGGCTGACGGCGCTGTTCATCTGTTTCATCCTGGGGCCGTGGGTGATCCGGCGGCTGAGCCTGATGCAGGTCGGCCAGTACATCCGCGAAGAGGGGCCCGCCAGCCATCGCCAGAAAGCCGGCACCCCCACCATGGGGGGGGTCCTGATGCTCTTTGCGATCGTGGCCGCGACCCTGCTGTGGGCCAACCTGACGAACGCCTATGTCTGGATCGCCCTGATGGTGACGGCCGGGTATGCCGTCATCGGCACCATCGACGACTATCTGATGCAGGTCAAAAAACAGAGCAAGGGCCTCGGCGCCCGGGACAAATTTCTGCTCCAGACCCTCCTGGCGCTGATCGCCGGCATCCTGCTCTACCGCCTGCCCAATTTCAGCACGGTGCTGACGGTCCCGTTTTTCAAAAATCTCTCGCCGGATCTCGGCTGGGGCTACGTTTTCTTCGCCGCCCTGGTGATCGTCGGCACCAGCAACGCCGTCAACCTGACCGACGGGCTGGACGGTCTGGCCATCGGGCCGGTGATCATCGCGGCGGTCACCTACATGATTTTCGCCTATGTCGCCGGCCACGCCAGGATCGCCGCCTACCTGCAGATCAACCCGGTGGCGGGCTGCGGCGAGGTCACGGTCTTTTGCGGCGCCCTGGCCGGGGCGGGGCTGGGGTTCCTGTGGTTCAACGCCTATCCGGCCCAGGTCTTCATGGGCGATGTGGGGTCCCTCTCACTGGGGGGCGCCCTGGGCATCGTGGCGGTGATCACCAAACAGGAGATCCTCCTGATCCTGGTGGGCGGACTTTTCGTGATCGAGGCGCTCTCGGTGATCTTCCAGGTGGGCTTTTTCAAAATGACCAAGGGGCGGCGGATCTTCAAAATGGCCCCCCTGCACCACCACTTCGAACTCAAGGGGTGGGCGGAGCCCAAGGTGATCGTGCGCTTTTGGATCATTGCGATCATCCTGGCGCTGATCTCCATGAGCACTCTGAAACTGCGCTGA
- the murG gene encoding undecaprenyldiphospho-muramoylpentapeptide beta-N-acetylglucosaminyltransferase, which yields MPKPDQSQAPFRQATRPLRLVVAGGGTGGHLFAGIAVAEVFMARQPGNRVLFVSTGNRFERRVLARCGFPLASVPIEGIKGRGRRQQLSAALKIPGALLQSLRILRAFRPDLVLGVGSYAAGPVVLAARLLGCKIALHEQNLLPGITNRLLVPLADRFYVSFADTRRAAGRTPVRVTGNPVRRAIRELAARPAAAVAPPDRPLRVLVAGGSQGAHSINQAVLAALDSLPDPSGITWVHQTGAQDAQAVARAFAARGLSARVQAFFEDIAAQYGAADLLICRAGATTVAEITAIGKAAVFVPFPFAADNHQQFNAQALVAAGAAEMILERDLTGALLARKLQFYRRHREALAAMAARARELGRADAAQAIVADCCHLIGAHTAPHSKG from the coding sequence ATGCCGAAGCCTGACCAGTCACAGGCTCCCTTCCGTCAGGCGACGAGGCCCCTGCGCCTGGTGGTCGCCGGCGGCGGTACCGGCGGCCATCTCTTTGCGGGCATCGCCGTGGCCGAGGTCTTCATGGCGCGCCAGCCGGGCAACCGGGTGCTGTTCGTGAGCACCGGCAACCGCTTTGAGCGCCGCGTGCTGGCGCGCTGCGGGTTTCCCCTGGCGTCCGTGCCAATCGAGGGCATCAAGGGGCGCGGCCGCCGCCAACAGCTTTCGGCCGCCCTCAAAATACCAGGGGCGCTGTTGCAGTCGCTGCGCATTCTGCGCGCCTTCCGGCCGGACCTGGTGCTGGGGGTCGGCAGCTACGCCGCCGGCCCGGTGGTCCTGGCCGCCCGGCTGCTGGGCTGCAAGATCGCGCTGCACGAGCAGAACCTCCTGCCCGGGATCACCAACCGCCTGCTGGTGCCCCTGGCCGACCGTTTTTATGTCTCGTTTGCCGACACTCGGCGCGCCGCGGGCAGAACGCCGGTTCGGGTCACCGGCAACCCCGTTCGCAGGGCCATCCGCGAACTGGCGGCCCGGCCGGCGGCGGCCGTGGCCCCTCCTGACCGCCCGCTGCGCGTGCTGGTGGCCGGCGGCAGCCAGGGCGCCCACAGCATCAACCAGGCCGTGTTGGCGGCCCTCGACAGTCTCCCGGACCCGTCCGGGATCACCTGGGTGCACCAGACCGGGGCGCAGGACGCCCAGGCGGTCGCCCGGGCGTTTGCCGCACGGGGCCTGAGCGCCCGGGTGCAGGCCTTTTTCGAAGACATCGCGGCCCAGTACGGCGCTGCCGACCTGCTGATCTGCCGGGCCGGCGCCACCACGGTGGCCGAGATCACCGCCATCGGCAAGGCGGCCGTGTTTGTCCCGTTTCCCTTCGCGGCCGACAACCACCAGCAGTTCAACGCCCAGGCGCTGGTGGCGGCCGGCGCGGCCGAGATGATCCTGGAGCGCGACCTGACCGGAGCGCTGCTGGCCCGCAAGCTTCAATTTTACCGCCGCCACCGGGAGGCCCTGGCGGCCATGGCGGCACGGGCGCGGGAGCTGGGCCGGGCGGATGCCGCCCAGGCGATCGTCGCCGACTGCTGCCATCTGATTGGCGCCCATACGGCACCCCACAGCAAAGGCTGA